From Brevibacterium ihuae, the proteins below share one genomic window:
- a CDS encoding DUF808 domain-containing protein, protein MSGGLVALLDDVAALARIAAASVDDVAAGAAKASTKAAGVVIDDAAVTPQYVTGADPSRELPIIWRITKGSLRNKLLIIVPVLLVLSQFVPWILTPILMLGGTYLCFEGAEKVWAKIRGHHAEKGEPAVSQGKDAEDKVVKSAITTDFILSCEIMVISLNEIADETLLSRAIILVVVAIGITLLVYGVVGLIVKMDDIGLHLAQKESEGSQKFGRLLVAGMPHVLDFISLVGTFAMLWVGGHIILVGMDDLGFHAPYAFVHGIEGLVAGVAVMGPFLAWLINTFFSLVLGLLWGLVVVGIVHLLPIGRKHGDVHKGTDGAAAHGHGKAVPDGGKPPPGDEGSTGSHAARS, encoded by the coding sequence ATGAGCGGCGGTCTCGTCGCGCTCCTCGACGATGTGGCGGCACTCGCCCGCATCGCGGCCGCGAGCGTCGACGACGTCGCCGCAGGCGCTGCCAAGGCGAGCACGAAGGCCGCTGGCGTGGTCATCGACGACGCCGCGGTCACCCCGCAGTACGTCACCGGCGCGGACCCCTCGCGCGAGCTCCCGATCATCTGGCGCATCACCAAGGGCTCGCTGCGCAACAAGCTCCTCATCATCGTCCCGGTGCTCCTCGTCCTCAGCCAGTTCGTGCCATGGATCCTCACCCCGATCCTCATGCTCGGTGGCACCTACCTGTGCTTCGAGGGCGCGGAGAAGGTGTGGGCGAAGATCCGCGGCCACCATGCGGAGAAGGGCGAGCCCGCGGTCTCCCAGGGCAAGGACGCGGAGGACAAGGTCGTCAAGTCGGCGATCACCACCGACTTCATCCTCAGCTGCGAGATCATGGTGATCTCCCTCAACGAGATCGCCGACGAGACGCTGCTCAGCCGCGCGATCATCCTCGTCGTCGTCGCGATCGGCATCACGCTGCTCGTCTACGGCGTCGTCGGCCTCATCGTCAAGATGGACGACATCGGCCTCCATCTCGCGCAGAAGGAATCGGAGGGCTCGCAGAAGTTCGGCCGGCTCCTCGTCGCGGGCATGCCGCACGTGCTCGACTTCATCTCGCTCGTCGGCACCTTCGCGATGCTCTGGGTGGGCGGCCACATCATCCTCGTCGGGATGGACGATCTGGGCTTCCACGCGCCGTACGCCTTCGTCCACGGCATCGAGGGCCTCGTCGCAGGGGTCGCGGTGATGGGCCCGTTCCTCGCGTGGCTCATCAACACGTTCTTCTCGCTCGTCCTCGGACTGCTGTGGGGCCTCGTCGTCGTCGGCATCGTCCACCTGCTGCCGATCGGTCGCAAGCACGGCGACGTCCACAAGGGCACCGACGGTGCCGCTGCGCACGGTCACGGGAAAGCTGTTCCCGACGGCGGGAAGCCGCCCCCCGGCGACGAGGGGTCGACCGGGTCGCACGCTGCCCGGTCCTGA
- the erm gene encoding 23S ribosomal RNA methyltransferase Erm, producing MPQHPTPGGRHELGQNFLVHLPTVERIVALVRETRGPILEIGAGDGALTRPLADLGREIRAIDIDARRVSRLRARLPGVRVDHADVLEVPLDAPVIVGNIPFHLTTPILRRLLSADGWRTAVLLTQWEVARKRAGVGGGTLLTAQTAPWFAFHLDQRVPAAAFRPRPNVDGGLLVIARRDRPLVPPSDRVRYASFVRRVFGARGRTLEQMYSAATGSTRRDAGRELGRAHVPGRLLPRDLGPEEWAALWRETNRDRAAPRRRPR from the coding sequence ATGCCTCAGCATCCCACCCCCGGCGGCCGACATGAGCTCGGCCAGAACTTCCTCGTCCACCTGCCCACCGTCGAGCGCATCGTCGCGCTCGTCCGCGAGACCCGCGGCCCGATCCTCGAGATCGGTGCCGGCGACGGAGCCCTCACCCGTCCGCTCGCGGACCTCGGCCGGGAGATCCGCGCGATCGACATCGACGCCCGTCGGGTCTCCCGCCTGCGCGCTCGCCTGCCCGGCGTGCGCGTCGATCACGCCGATGTGCTCGAGGTCCCGCTCGACGCTCCGGTGATCGTCGGCAACATCCCGTTCCACCTCACGACACCGATCCTGCGGCGCCTGCTCTCCGCGGACGGCTGGCGCACCGCGGTCCTCCTCACCCAGTGGGAGGTCGCCCGCAAGCGCGCCGGGGTGGGCGGCGGGACGCTCCTCACCGCGCAGACCGCACCGTGGTTCGCGTTCCACCTCGATCAGCGCGTGCCGGCTGCGGCGTTCCGTCCGCGGCCGAACGTCGACGGCGGTCTCCTCGTCATCGCGCGACGGGACCGACCGCTCGTCCCGCCATCCGATCGCGTGCGCTACGCGTCGTTCGTCCGTCGCGTCTTCGGAGCGCGGGGCCGGACGCTCGAGCAGATGTACTCCGCGGCGACGGGGAGCACCCGGCGTGACGCCGGCCGGGAGCTCGGCCGGGCGCACGTCCCCGGTCGTCTCCTCCCCCGCGACCTCGGGCCCGAGGAGTGGGCAGCGCTGTGGAGGGAGACGAACCGGGACCGCGCCGCGCCGCGGCGCCGTCCTCGGTAG
- a CDS encoding nuclease-related domain-containing DEAD/DEAH box helicase → MSDDADEMDTPGPAVLHRGELHPSEGLVIERLRSQLPADAVIIHGQRITTAEADVEIDVLVLWPGVGIVVLEVKGGQVRVEDGTWSTSGRGGTHALRRSPLEQAMTAKHALLGWLRPRMSRRAGRMVHMACLPFTNTRSWDDMADVPRTSIIGQEDLDDIAGAMSRFLRTHMQSEGPPSRAAIDVIVKQLRHTQTAIENARSAALELEHRANALTREQEKLLSVLRYQTRAELSGGPGSGKTHLALLKARQLAAAGQRVALMCYSRGLGRYLELMTAQWPETERPAYVGLFHDLPLGWGAVHAGDDDPEYWEVVLPTRMRELAASRDRAELFDAIIVDEGQDFSNLWWEAVLSCLRDPDSGVLYVFTDEQQRIFDRDGDAPIEMNPFHLGENLRNAQTVAEAFGWLSDEPQIVRNPGGEPVEQIDVPFADAFGAADDAVDRLLEGGDWRPGDVALLTTYSRHPVQKETVVAEGYDAYWDEFLSGSEVFYGHVLGFKGLERPVVVFCINGFRDASRAREMLYVGMSRARSKLVLVGDMTEIERLIAADDDGA, encoded by the coding sequence ATGAGCGACGACGCGGACGAGATGGATACCCCGGGACCCGCCGTGCTGCACCGCGGGGAGCTGCACCCGAGCGAGGGGCTCGTCATCGAGCGCCTCCGCTCCCAGCTCCCCGCCGACGCCGTCATCATCCACGGGCAGCGCATCACCACCGCCGAGGCCGACGTCGAGATCGACGTCCTCGTGCTGTGGCCGGGCGTCGGGATCGTCGTGCTCGAGGTCAAGGGCGGCCAGGTGCGGGTGGAGGACGGCACCTGGTCGACCTCCGGCCGCGGCGGCACCCATGCGCTCCGCCGCTCGCCGCTCGAGCAGGCGATGACCGCCAAGCACGCCCTCCTCGGCTGGCTCCGCCCGCGGATGAGCAGACGCGCGGGACGGATGGTCCACATGGCATGCCTGCCGTTCACGAACACCCGGAGCTGGGACGACATGGCGGACGTGCCGCGGACGTCGATCATCGGCCAGGAGGATCTCGACGACATCGCCGGGGCGATGAGCAGATTCCTCCGGACCCACATGCAGAGCGAGGGCCCGCCGAGCCGGGCCGCGATCGACGTCATCGTCAAGCAGCTGCGGCACACCCAGACGGCGATCGAGAACGCCCGCTCGGCCGCGCTCGAGCTCGAGCACCGGGCGAACGCGCTCACCCGCGAGCAGGAGAAGCTCCTGTCGGTGCTCCGCTACCAGACCCGCGCCGAGCTCAGCGGCGGGCCCGGCTCCGGCAAGACCCACCTCGCGCTCCTCAAGGCCCGGCAGCTCGCCGCAGCCGGGCAGCGGGTCGCCCTCATGTGCTATTCCCGGGGCCTCGGCCGCTACCTCGAACTCATGACCGCGCAGTGGCCGGAGACGGAGCGACCGGCCTACGTCGGCCTGTTCCACGATCTGCCGCTGGGCTGGGGCGCGGTCCACGCCGGCGACGACGACCCGGAGTACTGGGAGGTCGTCCTCCCCACGCGGATGCGCGAGCTCGCCGCCTCCCGCGACCGCGCCGAGCTGTTCGACGCGATCATCGTCGACGAGGGCCAGGACTTCTCCAACCTCTGGTGGGAGGCGGTGCTGTCGTGCCTGCGCGATCCCGACAGCGGGGTGCTCTACGTCTTCACCGACGAGCAGCAGCGGATCTTCGACCGCGACGGCGACGCGCCCATCGAGATGAATCCCTTCCATCTGGGCGAGAACCTCCGCAATGCGCAGACGGTCGCCGAGGCGTTCGGCTGGCTGTCCGACGAGCCGCAGATCGTCCGCAACCCCGGCGGGGAGCCGGTGGAGCAGATCGACGTGCCGTTCGCCGACGCGTTCGGCGCCGCCGACGACGCGGTCGACCGGCTGCTCGAGGGCGGGGACTGGCGGCCCGGGGACGTCGCCCTGCTCACGACCTACAGCCGCCACCCGGTGCAGAAGGAGACCGTCGTCGCGGAAGGGTACGACGCGTACTGGGACGAGTTCCTCTCCGGCTCGGAGGTGTTCTACGGCCACGTGCTCGGTTTCAAGGGCCTCGAGCGCCCCGTGGTCGTCTTCTGCATCAACGGCTTCCGCGA